Proteins co-encoded in one Drosophila gunungcola strain Sukarami unplaced genomic scaffold, Dgunungcola_SK_2 000057F, whole genome shotgun sequence genomic window:
- the LOC128264143 gene encoding nucleosome assembly protein 1-like 1, producing the protein MITDMIKKHDEPALRRLIDVTVRYDVGHAFKLEFHFELNQFFDNSVLTKKYFLRSSIDQNDPFAYEGHEVKSCQGCDIDWKDKMNLTVKTNNNTPVESFFNFFNSPQTSINNEDDDEYEEAKALQADYKIGHFLRIRVIPKAVLYFTGDIVDKYGDEDKD; encoded by the exons ATGATCACGGACATGATAAAGAAACACGATGAGCCAGCATTGCGCCGCCTAATTGATGTGACAGTTCGGTATGATGTAGGG CACGCATTCAAATTGGAGTTCCATTTCGAACTCAATCAGTTCTTTGACAATTCGGTCTTAACGAAGAAGTACTTTCTAAGGTCCTCCATTGATCAAAACGATCCGTTCGCCTATGAAGGACACGAGGTGAAATCGTGCCAGGGATGCGACATCGACTGGAAGGACAAGATGAATCTTACAGTCAagacaaataataatactcCCGTGGAGTCTTTCTTCAACTTCTTTAATTCACCCCAAACGTCAATTAATAACGAAGACGACGATGAATATGAAGAAGCTAAGGCCCTACAAGCCGACTACAAAATTGGGCACTTTTTACGCATCAGGGTTATTCCCAAAGCCGTTCTCTACTTTACTGGTGATATTGTGGATAAATATGGCGATGAAGACAAAGATTAA